Below is a window of Malus domestica chromosome 13, GDT2T_hap1 DNA.
TGCTTTTGGAATAAAAAactattttctctaaaaatgatgtgcttcttgcagaaagcactttaaatgTTTTTGGATTCTCACAATCACAGTAATACGAAGCTTttctgcttctctctctctctctctctctctctctctctctctctctctctctaacaagTAGTTTATTACTTTCcttttttctagggttttgttggCACTCATGGCAGATAGCCATAGTCTCGAACAGTACGCTGTATGTttaacattcaccataatgcataaacataattacaagtTACGGGAGAATGAAATCGGTAAAGATCGAATCTGTACCATAATGCATAACCATGAATATTTTTCGCCACTCCGATAAAGAATCACCAGCTTGAGACCGAGTTCGTGTTTGATGCGCGTATATATTAGCCCAATGGCCAAACTAATCAAACACATTAAGAAAAGACCAATCTCATTAGTTAATGAATTAATTTAAAGTTTTAAACCCATTCATCTCACATGCTGATCTGGTCCAAGGTTTAACAAATACGATACAATCCGAGTCGGTCAATCCACCGACCAGTTGACCGGCGTGGCGTCAAACCTTTGATTTTTTCCCAAATATTGCCCTACACCTCCTCCTTTGACGGTGTACCACTTCCTGTTCGTCTCTTACCATTTCAAACGTTCAACGGTCAAATATTCAAAACCCATTAATTATCCCTCATTTATAATCCTTTTCCTAAGTTTCCAACTTGAACCGCGTCCATATTTTAAACATACAAAAAACAACAACtacttatacacacacacacacacacacaccccaaaCGGTCCAACTCCATTTCTCTCATtcaacacaaaacacaaaaacaagcatcCATCCTTACAAATTTCCAACCCAACAACAATACATATATATCATAGTACTAGTCGATCCACCTATTATACCATTCCAACGTTGATATATCTCAGATAGACACAGTTCATTAATTCAGTTGTCATGACCTTGTCATGGAGAAGGCTGAGAGCCGGCCGCCGTGCTGCCAAGGAGGGTGAGGCCGGCGACATGGAGCTGACCATACCAAACCACTTCCGGTGCCCAATTTCACTCGAGTTGATGAAGGATCCGGTCACGCTGTCCACCGGGATCACGTACGACCGTCAGAGCATAGAGACGTGGATTGAAGCCGGCAACTTCAAGTGCCCGATAACAAACCAAGTCCTCACAAGCTTCGATCCAATTCCTAATCACACCATCCGCAAGATGATACAGGGTTGGTGCGTTGAGAAAAAGTCTTTTGGAATCGAGCGCATTCCCACCCCTCGCATTCCGATCAGTTCGGTTCAGGTGACCGAGATTTTATCAAAGATTACGACATCGAGTCATCATCAGAACAAGGATGATTGCCAAGTTTTGGTGGCGAAGATCAATGCGTTGGCGAAAGAAAGCGAGCGTAACAAGCGTTGCATTGTGGCTAGTGGCACGGGGAGCGTTCTAGCGGGTGCGTTTAATGCATTTTCAAGTTCTCAACACCATCAAAACGTTGCCGTTTTGGAGGAGATTTTGTCTGCTTTGACTTTGGTTTTCCCGCTTGACAAGGAGGCTAACTTGTACCTCGGATCGCCTGCTTCGTTGTGTTGCATGGTGTGGTTTTTGGAGAGTGGAGATTTGTCACAAAGACGAAACGCATCGTTGGTGCTCAAAGAGACCGCTGTCTCATCTGATCATGATCATCAGAAGACCGATGCTTTGGCAGAGATCGAAGGAGCTCTGGAGGCGCTAGTGAAGCTGATCAAAGAACCAGTTTGCCCTACTTCTACAAAAGCTTCCTTGGTCATCATGTATCGAATGGTCAACTCATCATCCTCCTCTCTTTCGAAAGAGCAAATCAAAGAGAGATTTGTAGAGATGGGATTGGTGTCGCTGCTTTCGGACATTCTTGTAGATGCCGAAAGAAGCATTTGCGAGAAGGCGTTGGGAGTGCTAGACGGACTTTGCGGAAGCAAGCAAGGCAGGGAAAAGGCCTACCTTCATGCCTTGACCATGCCGGTTGTGGTGAAGAAGATACTTAGGGTTTCGGATTTGGCCACGGAGTTTTCCGTGTCTATTCTTTGGAAGCTTTGCAAGAACGAGACTAGGGAAGACGGAGGTGTGCTCGTGGAGGCCCTTCAAGTGGGTGCGTTTCAGAAGCTCTTGCTACTTTTGCAAGTTGGTTGTGCGGAGAGGACCAAAGACAAGGCCACGGACTTGTTAAAGGCATTGAACATTCATAGGGAGAGGTTGGAGTGTATTGATTCTATGGATTTTAAGCAGCTTAAGAGGCCCTTTTGATTATTCATCAATGTTCAGAACTTTTATAGTTGTTAATTAGGATGAAAGAAAGCCACGGTTATTGATTGACCCTTTTCAATATTTTCACAGTTCATCAATGTTGTACaaaatacaaatactatacaTACTAAATGCTTTTCAGAAATTCAGTGCTTATCACTATATTGGCCTCTTGACTATGTAGTTATGGTAAGGGGACTCTTTTAAAAGTAGGATTTTTCATGGACTCGCTGCCCTCTAATGTTTTTTGCTCTATGTTTTCAAACATGTTATTCTTATCATCTACTTGTACCATCTCTCTAACAGAGATGAGATTCACATGCGTTGGCAAGCCTTACATTTATTAGAGAGATGAGACAAATAGATTGTAAGTGTAGCATTACgtatgttttataatgttggcacgaGAATTGAAGTTAAATTGTAAGGTGACAGAGAGCCAATGGAGAGTCCCACTTTTGAGAGAGTtcccttaacatttctcttcaATTGGTACTTGTTTTTTTACGTGTGTATGTTTTATTGAGTTGATTAATTTGAGTGTTTAATAAAGAataatgttatttgtactatATTTACTGACCACATCTCTAATAAAGGTGACTATCATATGATCGGTAAAGTAGGAAAAGTACTTTATACAACCATTagatatacacatatataagtTAGTTTGATTAATGAACCAATCTCTCGATGAATGAATTCAGAGAATTATCTTGAAGGAAAACTTAAATTCGACTTTTTAAGGTGGATGGTAACTCGAATGTTACAAATACCAGTAAGGGGATCATGGCTTTACCACTTGATTTCCGATGGCCAGCAGGGAATTTGGTCTAGCAACTCACGTTCGTTTGCGCTGCGCGTTCCCGGCTTTTACATATACTTGGAGTATAAAAGGTAGATTCAATAATCGTGATTGTCATTTGTGACTGGAAATATAGAAAACGATTGCACACACGCATAGTAGCTACAGATCAACTCAGAGTTAATGGGTCCGCAAGTTCCCAGGAGCCCGAATTGACTCATCTTTAGAAACTAAacaaaagaaattggaaaagacaaaaacaaccAAAACACAACCCCTATCTCTTCTTTTAACCAAACTATGTCTCACATGCGCACATTTTTAATGTGGCTGCCTAATCTTAAAGGTTGCGTAAAATTGGTTTAGAAAACGTACTAAAGTTGCTCTCCAAAAGCAATTATGTATGTATAGTATTCAGTTGGTTAATTGTTCACATCAAGCTGCTTCCAATTTTGTACCCTTAATTTTGTTGTTTACAAAAGCGATAAATTTACATTAAATTAATCTAAATTATAAGACAGACTTAGGCAAAAGAGGGTGCACAATACTCTAGCAACTTGGCTGTCTAAGTATGCAACTGCATGTAGTCTAATAATCTTGTGGATAATGTGTTGGATTTCTACCCTTAAGGTTGCGTAAAATTGGTTTAGAACGTACTAAAGTTACTCTCCAAAAGCAATTATGTATGTATAGTATTCAGTTGGTTAATTGTTCACATCAAGCTGCTTCCAATTTTGTActcttgattttgttgtttaCAAAAGCGataaatttatattaaattaatctaAATTATAAGACAGACTTAGGCAAAAGAGGGTGCACAATACTCTAGCAACTTGGCTGTCTAAGTATGCAACTGCATGTAGTCTAATATTCTTGTGGATAATGTGTTGGATTTCTACATCTGTGTCTCTTcatctaaattattgtaatagtttccaACTTTCTCATCCCTTAatattagtaatttttttttaaagtctaAGTATGcaactttcaatttttttggtgGTTACCTTTAAATATTTGAGAAGGGTGACTATCTAGGTTAATTTCCTTACTTATCATTTTGCAGGCTtggaattttttcttttcattgaaAATTAGAGAAAGGGTGACTATCTGGGTTTTCTTATAAACTTTTTCTGCAATCTTGAATACGGATAAAGTTTAGATTCTCATCAAACCACGCCGTTGAACAATAGCTACAAAATAGAAGACTTTCTAGAGCAAAACGACCgtcttaaatttttatttatttttttatttttaagagaCGGAAGAGACGGATTAGGCTATATCTCCTTAATTTCTCTTCTAGACACTTAAATGGCCcattattttataaaacatGGATAATGGagaccaattttttaaattaaatgatatgattgttgatgattgaattattacttaagtgttgactAACATGGTTATTTCCTATTAGtgacatcatttagtttaaaattttagtctccCTAGTATTATCTATTAAACATAGATGAATCTCCCAGTGAGAAACCGAAGTAAGGTCTAGATTTTGTTGTTGGttcaaaatatattatgattgaTCAttgcttttgtgttttgtgttgaAATgagagaattagggtttttgtttcaAGAGTACACCGTATGTATATAGTCATACATCGTACGTATATGTAGTCGTACattgtatatgtatgtatagtcatgtttttttttcttgggaaTAAAACACAATAACGACTAGATCAAAGCACAATTTTTtcttggatcctctcctgagcttagGAGATTGAGCCTCCTGAGTAAAGCACAcgggccgttggattttgatcagAAGTACGTGCAAGTCTCAGCCTCCTAAGAtcaagagaggatccaaatccaagtAATTGGGACCAAAAACCTCCCAAAAACACACTTAGTATGAAACACACCTGGGCATGCATAACAATGACAACTTTATTATTCCTGCCCTCCAACTCGTTCCCGAGCCATTTTCTGCACCTCAACAATCTTCAATAAAACTTATTAGTGTCGGCCGGATTATAAGCTTAGCTAGGTTGCAAGCTTTCAGTTTagcccatttgaaaattatcaaaatttgtTTGAACACTTACTTGAATATCGAGATGGATCGTCTTATTTATTTTGAGGTATTGGAGCAAACTGAATGTTAGCATAATAATAGGTgccttaaaaaacaaaacataggGTCAATAAAATGGGATGGTTAGGAATCCATTTCCTGGTTAGGAAGTCCTTAACATATCAAACGGGTTGCATTCTAACATAGTAGTGGTGGATCTAAGTTTTCACCAAGTAAACTCTCTATTAGGACAAGTATGTGCAAGTTTAATTCACCATGCATGCCCTAGGATGAgctttggtggaagttcttaTATTTTAGTAACTCATCGTATTTGTTTACTAGGGTCCAACatataacatatcaaaattgaagaaaatcatgGAGTGAGATGTAAATGACGGTCTTGAATTTTCGATGTTTCCATATGGTTCTACAATGAAATCTTGTTCTTATGCAATCAGCTCCTACGCGACAAAACTCTCCAATGCTATATTGCCTCGTCCAAGTTCACTGCAATAGATTGTCTGTTAAATATCTTCAAAACCCAATCATCACTACCAATATGCTGTCTAACAAAATCATAAAAACAGTACCCTTGTTCTGATACAAAAGGCCATCTAATGAAAtggataaaaattgaaattcccATTTACAAGATTCTTCGTTTTCTTGTGTTCAATAATCATAAGCCAAGTAAATATTTATTTGAAATAGTTGGGCAGTGttagtattatttatttgtagttTGTATGAAACCTTCTGAAAGTGGGCAAATTTATTTGGAGCTGTAGAGAACAATAACCACCATTTGAGAGAGGTATTTGGGCTTTGAGATTGAATACTTGATTTTCCATAATTAGCTCTACGCTTTTTTGTCAGAAACAAAATCGGACGACAATGAAGACGAAGACGGAGTGGTCATGGCATTTCAAATGCATTGGGAATGAGTGGTTTCGGCAATGAAAGCATGGTAATATTTAGTTGAATTTTAGTGACTtttgtaaaaaatttaaaagctaCGAGTTTCTCAGACTCAATGTTTCTCTTTTACCTACTAGCTAGGAATAAATGGTAGGAATTACATTGGATacctgttgaccctagaaattacaaaacctacgtggcgcgcaggccaagtatattctaagctaactacgtccttcggtgattgcgggcgtgccaactcgtcggccgaggttcggccgaggagtaaatttgatgatgctgcgttgggtcgcgctactgacttctgcgtcttgcgattgcggccgagaaaggaacacgtctcggccttttgggttctcgagcctgaagacaaggctgctatttcttacaaagttcacgaaccgaattcggcttgcaatgtgccgaatgtaataactgtgacacctcacctcgccgagaaggctaatgagatgacctcgaccaacaaggattcgaaaatccttctcgaccgagacttggataggtaatcgaccgttctcgccgcagtgctgttgatgccaacggaagatactgcgagaccgaccgactctacggtgacagagctatctatgccgacttaagatatcaccggttgcttccacagtgctgttgatgccaacggaagatgtgtcagcgaaaaaggaaaagaaaaagatctcaagttgtgagagtttgcgcagggcaattttgtattgattttgtgggTGCTCTTCCATTGCTGAacgtcttgtatttatagtagcagaacACCGAGCCCGAATTCCAATCCTATTCGAACTAGGTTTCCCTTTCCGGATTAACATTACCTCGATCAGTCCTATCtctgctaggactacgaatctagtccttaactgagccggattcgccttctagttttactgatctcgtcgagggtccctattgtattaggactcgacttgcactctgatttaaccgacctaggcttggaagcccatgagctgaacgcCCCATGACCCTCTCGCCGTACAGCTTCCCGGGCCGAAAGTGACtcctccctcggcccaaactgttattttgggcctaaacaatAAGAGAATTAAGATAATtgattaaaagataattattatgattaagaaccataatattatctcttaacaaTATCAAATTATCTTAACTTTTTATCCGACGATTAAGAACCATGCTTACCCAACGGCCTCGATCGCTTGGGTCGAtggtgtaaaatcgggtccaaacactgccccccagtttccttgagcTTTGGTCCGTAAGCCGAATAGTCAAGGAAATTAATCATTTGTGCCTGGCTCTGAACCGCTTGACATTGTATTCGGCTATCCACTCCATTCAAAAGAAAGTCGAGCCGAGAAACACCAAGCCAAAACGATTCCAACTTCCCCGAAGACGTTTATCACCGAAGCCATACCAAGCAATTCCTGCTAACTTTTCACTTGGGCCGAagaatttttaaattactttgaCGGCCTGTTTTCTCAAATTTCTTGGTCGAAAAACACAAGACCGAAGAATATATTTCACCGAGCTCGACAAACAAACTTCGGCCAAATAAAATTTACGTCCTTAATATCCTTAAAAACGCCATGGGCAGGACGCCAATGCAAAGTCTTGCTGTCCAAATACCTTGATGCCATACAAAATTCCTTGAGCCGAATATTAGTTACGTAATCACCATTTAGACCGAGTCGTCATGTTGACACTCTTTTCCTGATTTTTATCAGCATGCATATCACCTTGACTCCCTCGGCTGTTAACAATTTGGAATGAGATATATTACCATGCATGCAGCAGCCAAGTGGTTGAGAAATAAACGGGCTTCTGCGCTCACATCCTGAAGGCCATCATGCTTACACCAAAGCAGTGCTAATGTCGACTACATCCCAGCAAACCACCATTAAGTAGCTTCATGGAATCCAAGGTCCACTTGAAGCCAAAAATGATTTGATTCCTCAACAAGTCTGCAGCACAAGAATCCTAATCTCTTTGAAGTTAATGTTCCAGACTCCACCCTATAAATGTCATACTCCACCGAGCATGCACGTAATATTTGCTCACCGAGCACGAACACAACTCGGCATGCCATTATTGTGTTACCAAAACACGGTCGAAATGGGGATGGTGGGTTTGGAAGAAAAGATGAACACCAAGCCACAACGACCAACCTGTGTCGAGCACCAGCCCATGCTTGCCGAGCTCGGCAAAAattggcatatatatatatatatatatatatatttttttttttttttttttcaacgtaGGCCTACTCGGTGGAATAATATAAACCACCCATTATATGACCTGTTGCCGACACACATTCTGACAAAACGTGGTACATATCCATAGGCTGAAGCCTATATCTTATCAAAtatccatcttttttttttttttttttttgatgtgatatatatatatgcacgcaACTTTTTCAAATGGTCGAGGCCGAGACAGAAGCCAAGACTCGGCCGACCCCTTCTTTTAAAGTAGGTACTTCTCGGCCAACTGATAGATACATACTTGGATTGCTGCACTGTTGTTGCCCCCCTTATTTCTTATGCATCGGCTTAAGTAGCCAGAtgattaagaaaatatttttttttctaaatggaAATAAAAGTGGCCGAACCATATTCAGGAGGAGGCCAACAATGCTTTATTCCAAAACGAGATCTTGtaataacaaaattttgaaattgatttcGCCCCAGGCCGAATAAAGAAttttctccaaatattttttacttggcgaaatatttttcattttcggcCGCCGAATATGTTAGACAATTATTATGCCCCTCAGGCATAATTACGTTGTTAATTTTGGCTTTTAACCCAAATAACTTGGCCGAATGGAATTTCTCTATATCGGCCTTAtcgccaataatcatatcaattggcgTGGTTTCTTGGGCTAGACCAATGTCTAGGccttgttcgtcattggagcactTTTCTGGTGAATCATTTTTTGAGCCGATTTGTGGCTCAGAAACTTtaactttttcttctaggcctaccacactttcagtctcgaccgaaaaaataggtggccttttttcttcggccaaattaacaattttcttaggccgaTGTCTGATTACGGCCGAAGCGAAAAATTGCCCCCCGGTCTTTGGGcctaaccatttttcaaatggaattgatctgTAATCAGAAACATAAAGAAAGTTTTCTTCATCTAGCCAGACATTAAATCGAGCCCTGTCTTCATTTACCCATTGCCCTTGCAGGGTAACAGGAGCTTTTATTTTCAACATGCAAG
It encodes the following:
- the LOC103414211 gene encoding U-box domain-containing protein 21-like; protein product: MTLSWRRLRAGRRAAKEGEAGDMELTIPNHFRCPISLELMKDPVTLSTGITYDRQSIETWIEAGNFKCPITNQVLTSFDPIPNHTIRKMIQGWCVEKKSFGIERIPTPRIPISSVQVTEILSKITTSSHHQNKDDCQVLVAKINALAKESERNKRCIVASGTGSVLAGAFNAFSSSQHHQNVAVLEEILSALTLVFPLDKEANLYLGSPASLCCMVWFLESGDLSQRRNASLVLKETAVSSDHDHQKTDALAEIEGALEALVKLIKEPVCPTSTKASLVIMYRMVNSSSSSLSKEQIKERFVEMGLVSLLSDILVDAERSICEKALGVLDGLCGSKQGREKAYLHALTMPVVVKKILRVSDLATEFSVSILWKLCKNETREDGGVLVEALQVGAFQKLLLLLQVGCAERTKDKATDLLKALNIHRERLECIDSMDFKQLKRPF